The following proteins are encoded in a genomic region of Zea mays cultivar B73 chromosome 9, Zm-B73-REFERENCE-NAM-5.0, whole genome shotgun sequence:
- the LOC103638434 gene encoding NAC domain-containing protein 75 isoform X1 has translation MGSWQQGELQGAAMDGAAAAATGSGGGHRVVGSRNEEHGKYLSESSCCPRCGHKLDPKLVYHSQARQLDWLGLPAGVKFDPTDQELIEHLQAKVRPASAAAPSHPLIDEFIPTIEGEDGICYTHPERLPGLTKDGLSRHFFHRPSKAYTTGTRKRRKIQPPVADASSSSALPAQQQHQQQQRSETRWHKTGKTRPVVVAGRQRGCKKILVLYTNFGKNRKPDKTNWVMHQYHLGDKEEEREGELVVSKIFYQTQPRQCGVAAEPAATAASSDTVEEAADPPAPEGLVVPPPPDVAGAFQGAAGIDEFSFAQFRSSFEEVDVGASVQVSMRDEEEMHAAHLNLHQDHNLHRNQFGNQEHRRRMAATAAAFHINTPVEPITTMITSSPVVHGSAILQHPEAYGHGSSTYCHHQHQMEEDEQLHQQPQNFDGRRSTSGLEEVIMGCSSRRSKRAEASGPGGNKESRGWQYPSFWPSGSQQDHHG, from the exons ATGGGCTCTTGGCAGCAAGGAGAGCTGCAGGGAGCAGCCATGGATggtgcagcggcggcggcgactgGAAGCGGCGGCGGCCACCGCGTCGTGGGCTCGAGGAACGAGGAGCACGGGAAGTACCTGTCGGAGTCGAGCTGCTGCCCACGGTGCGGACACAAGCTCGACCCGAAGCTGGTATATCACTCACAAGCACGACAACTG GACTGGCTGGGGCTGCCGGCGGGGGTCAAGTTCGACCCGACGGATCAGGAGCTGATTGAGCACCTGCAGGCCAAGGTCCGGCCTGCCTCGGCAGCGGCGCCGTCGCACCCTCTGATCGACGAGTTCATACCCACCATTGAAGGGGAGGACGGCATATGCTACACCCATCCTGAGAGGCTGCCAG GTTTGACGAAGGACGGCCTGAGCAGGCACTTCTTCCACCGGCCATCCAAGGCTTACACTACCGGCACTCGCAAGCGCCGTAAGATCCAGCCGCCCGTAGCCGATGCCTCATCATCCTCCGCCCTGCCCGCgcagcagcagcatcagcagcagcagcggAGCGAGACGCGGTGGCACAAGACCGGCAAGACGCGGCCGGTGGTCGTCGCCGGGCGGCAGCGCGGGTGCAAGAAGATCCTGGTGCTCTACACGAACTTCGGCAAGAACCGCAAGCCCGACAAGACCAACTGGGTGATGCACCAGTACCACCTCGGCGACAAAGAGgaggagcgcgagggcgagctcgTCGTGTCCAAGATCTTCTACCAGACGCAGCCGAGGCAGTGTGGCGTCGCGGCGGAGCCTGCCGCCACAGCCGCCTCCTCTGACACGGTGGAGGAGGCTGCTGACCCGCCGGCGCCGGAGGGCTTGGTAGTGCCGCCACCACCAGATGTAGCCGGTGCCTTCCAAGGCGCCGCTGGCATTGATGAGTTCAGCTTTGCGCAGTTCAGGAGCAGCTTCGAGGAG GTGGACGTCGGAGCATCAGTTCAGGTTTCGATGAGGGACGAGGAGGAAATGCATGCAGCGCATCTCAACCTTCACCAGGATCATAATCTTCACCGCAATCAATTTGGCAACCAAGAGCACAGGCGCCGCATGGCTGCAACTGCTGCAGCATTCCACATCAACACACCAGTAGAGCCTATCACCACGATGATCACCTCCTCGCCGGTGGTTCACGGTTCTGCCATACTTCAACATCCAGAGGCATATGGCCATGGCAGCTCGACTTATTGTCATCATCAGCACCAGATG GAGGAGGATGAGCAGCTACACCAACAACCTCAAAATTTTGATGGGCGACGGTCGACTTCTGGGCTCGAAGAGGTTATTATGGGATGTAGTTCGAGGAGGTCCAAAAGAGCG GAAGCATCTGGCCCAGGTGGAAACAAGGAGAGCAGAGGATGGCAGTACCCATCCTTCTGGCCATCTGGCAGCCAACAGGATCATCATGGGTAG
- the LOC103638434 gene encoding NAC domain-containing protein 75 isoform X2: MGSWQQGELQGAAMDGAAAAATGSGGGHRVVGSRNEEHGKYLSESSCCPRCGHKLDPKLDWLGLPAGVKFDPTDQELIEHLQAKVRPASAAAPSHPLIDEFIPTIEGEDGICYTHPERLPGLTKDGLSRHFFHRPSKAYTTGTRKRRKIQPPVADASSSSALPAQQQHQQQQRSETRWHKTGKTRPVVVAGRQRGCKKILVLYTNFGKNRKPDKTNWVMHQYHLGDKEEEREGELVVSKIFYQTQPRQCGVAAEPAATAASSDTVEEAADPPAPEGLVVPPPPDVAGAFQGAAGIDEFSFAQFRSSFEEVDVGASVQVSMRDEEEMHAAHLNLHQDHNLHRNQFGNQEHRRRMAATAAAFHINTPVEPITTMITSSPVVHGSAILQHPEAYGHGSSTYCHHQHQMEEDEQLHQQPQNFDGRRSTSGLEEVIMGCSSRRSKRAEASGPGGNKESRGWQYPSFWPSGSQQDHHG; the protein is encoded by the exons ATGGGCTCTTGGCAGCAAGGAGAGCTGCAGGGAGCAGCCATGGATggtgcagcggcggcggcgactgGAAGCGGCGGCGGCCACCGCGTCGTGGGCTCGAGGAACGAGGAGCACGGGAAGTACCTGTCGGAGTCGAGCTGCTGCCCACGGTGCGGACACAAGCTCGACCCGAAGCTG GACTGGCTGGGGCTGCCGGCGGGGGTCAAGTTCGACCCGACGGATCAGGAGCTGATTGAGCACCTGCAGGCCAAGGTCCGGCCTGCCTCGGCAGCGGCGCCGTCGCACCCTCTGATCGACGAGTTCATACCCACCATTGAAGGGGAGGACGGCATATGCTACACCCATCCTGAGAGGCTGCCAG GTTTGACGAAGGACGGCCTGAGCAGGCACTTCTTCCACCGGCCATCCAAGGCTTACACTACCGGCACTCGCAAGCGCCGTAAGATCCAGCCGCCCGTAGCCGATGCCTCATCATCCTCCGCCCTGCCCGCgcagcagcagcatcagcagcagcagcggAGCGAGACGCGGTGGCACAAGACCGGCAAGACGCGGCCGGTGGTCGTCGCCGGGCGGCAGCGCGGGTGCAAGAAGATCCTGGTGCTCTACACGAACTTCGGCAAGAACCGCAAGCCCGACAAGACCAACTGGGTGATGCACCAGTACCACCTCGGCGACAAAGAGgaggagcgcgagggcgagctcgTCGTGTCCAAGATCTTCTACCAGACGCAGCCGAGGCAGTGTGGCGTCGCGGCGGAGCCTGCCGCCACAGCCGCCTCCTCTGACACGGTGGAGGAGGCTGCTGACCCGCCGGCGCCGGAGGGCTTGGTAGTGCCGCCACCACCAGATGTAGCCGGTGCCTTCCAAGGCGCCGCTGGCATTGATGAGTTCAGCTTTGCGCAGTTCAGGAGCAGCTTCGAGGAG GTGGACGTCGGAGCATCAGTTCAGGTTTCGATGAGGGACGAGGAGGAAATGCATGCAGCGCATCTCAACCTTCACCAGGATCATAATCTTCACCGCAATCAATTTGGCAACCAAGAGCACAGGCGCCGCATGGCTGCAACTGCTGCAGCATTCCACATCAACACACCAGTAGAGCCTATCACCACGATGATCACCTCCTCGCCGGTGGTTCACGGTTCTGCCATACTTCAACATCCAGAGGCATATGGCCATGGCAGCTCGACTTATTGTCATCATCAGCACCAGATG GAGGAGGATGAGCAGCTACACCAACAACCTCAAAATTTTGATGGGCGACGGTCGACTTCTGGGCTCGAAGAGGTTATTATGGGATGTAGTTCGAGGAGGTCCAAAAGAGCG GAAGCATCTGGCCCAGGTGGAAACAAGGAGAGCAGAGGATGGCAGTACCCATCCTTCTGGCCATCTGGCAGCCAACAGGATCATCATGGGTAG